The genomic interval CCAGATCCTAGGCCACCACGAACTCCGACTGGATGTCAGGGTTGACCTCTGGCTTCCACACCGAGTCCTCAAAGTCGAGGCCCAGGCCCGCAGCCTCGCCAGTGCTGCCGCCTCCTGCACTGCTGCTGCTGTCACTGCGTCCGGCCTTCCGGGTGGGTGGCCAGTGGTAGGGGCCACGGGCATCCCGCCGGGCCTTCCTGCGCAGCCTCTTCTGCTGCAGCAGGAGCTGCAGCCGCTCCACCTTGCAGCGCGTGGCTCGGTTCTCAGTCTGCCGGAGTCGGTCCCCTGCAGAGGATCAGCATCCTGTGGTTACTAAGGTCCAGGCCCCCCCAGGTATGCTGTGGCCTGGGGGCCAGGGCTCTGATGGGGAGGGCTCTGCACCATGTCCCTGGTGGAGCACTGCACTTAGGTAAGAGTCACTCAGTGACCCAACTAGAACTTGAATGCCTCTGGCTGCATCTGGCCCAGTAAAACACTGGGctcatgcctcagtttccagtTTTGATTCCCAGGGCTGTGAGACTGACTGATGGCCAGAATGCCCGATGGGCAGAACAGTGGCCAGGATTCATGGAATTTTGATGGGGAGTAAACCAGCCGCTGGGGAACAGTGGGTGGGGGGCGGTGATGAGGGGGGGCTCCTTGCTTTCCCAAGTCCTCAACGCTGGGGGCCCTTTTGCCCTGCCTCGCCTGCCAGAACTGAGCCATTCATGCAGGCACCAAACACCATCTGGACAGGGTGCCTGGGGGGTGAGGAGGAAGCGGGGCCGGAGCCCCCTCGGGAGCACACAAGGACACTTTGTGCCCCGACACACACACGGCTCCTTCTCTCCTGGCTGGGCGGAGCTGGGGGGTCCGGCAGCTGCTGGCCCTTGGACCCCCAGGCAGGTCAGCTGCTGCCTGTGCCCACCAGCACACAGAGGGGCCTTGAGAGTCAGCACTCACCAGGGGGCTTGCACATGCGGATCTGGCTCTGACCCTGCAGCAGGGAGGCCGGGGGCACTGCTGCCAGCTTCTCGCAGGAGGTAGTTTTAGGGGCGAGGTCGGGGGCTGGCGAGGCAGGCGAGCACTGGGCGTGGCAGCGGAGCTGGGTCAGCGAGGGGGGCATGCCCTGGTAGTGCCTTGTGGCGCTCAGGAGGTCATTGAGGATCTGCAGGATGGTGCCGATGTCCCGCCGTGGCCGCCCACTGCTGTCCTGGCAGTTGGGATGCAGCGTGCCTGCAGGGGAAAGTGGCTTTGAGCTGGCAGGATGCCCCCGGGGCACCTGTGTGGGTCTTGGGGTCAGGTCACCTGACCTGCCCAGGGACAGGCACTTGTGTGCCTGGAGGTTCCTGGGGAAGGGTGAGGTGCGTGCAGCACGCTCAGCCCCGCGTGCCTGCCATGGTGGGCATGGATGTGACTGCACGCGTACGTGAAGTTGGGCATACACAGCCTCGTCTGACATGACACCTACCAGAGAAGGTCCCTGAGAAGACCCCTGGGGCATGGTTCACGAAGCTCTCAATGACGGCGCCGGGTTTACGGGATCGGGGAGTAGGGCTGCCCCCTGGGGTGGACGCAGTGCTGGCCCCAGGGCTGACACTGCTGCTGGCAGCAGGGGAGCAATCCATCTGCTGGTGGGAGGAAGCACACGGGCACGGGGCCCAGGTCAGGTGCCAGAGCTGACGCACAGGATGCCTCTGGGGGCAGAGCCCTGTGGTCTCCAAGCCCATCCCTTCAGGTTCCAAAGACACCCCTCCCCATTCTCACCTCAGGGCAGGTGGAGGCTGCGTGGGATCGGAAGGAGCCAGCTGTGACAGGTGAGGGGGATGTAGGAGGGCTGGTGGGCACTGGGGGGACACGGGCAGCACTGGACACTGGCCGGCAGGAAGAGGACACCGGGGTGGCTAAGCTGGGGTCTCcacgggcggcggcggcggcagcagcggcgAGCACATGCCTATGTTGCAGGGGGGCGTGCTGGGCAGCCAACTGCAGCTGGACGAACATCATGTGGTCCCCCACGCGGAGAGCCAGGGTCAGTGGTGAGCGACCAGACAAGAAGTCACTGACCTGCCGAAAGAGGGACCCTTCAGCTGGGGGGCCCTGTCTGTAgcgcccccagcccagcccagcccagcccccctCATCGTGTGACCTGGGGCCTCTCGCCGCCCCTCTCTGGGCTCTGGGGTCCCTGTCGGTGCCACGGACgcttaaataaaatgaatctgtATTTCCGGAAGCCGCCTCCGCCAGCCCGGCCCGGCCCAGGCACCGCTGAGGGCTGTGGGGGACAGAGGCGGGTCAGACGGGggcctggccctccctggccaacTTGGTTCTTtcaaggggaaactgaggccagagggGGTGGGGCCCAGCTGGCGGTCACTGCCCTCAAATAACCCTCACCTCAtctccttccccatcctcctgGGTCCCCAAACCCTTTCTTCCTGAGAATGTGGGAGAGGGGCGGGTCTCAGGGCCCCTCCTAGCTAAATCACCCAGCCAGTGAGTGGGCGGAATTCCTGGACAATCCTTCCTCCTAACCTTTGCTTTCTCAAGATAAATATTTATCTGTCCTGGGCGGGGTGGAGGCCAAGGGGGCCTAACGAGGTCCCCAGAGCCTATGTCCCCAGGGCCCTCAACACACCCTGGTGACCAGGAACCCTCAGACCTGCCCCTCTGTGGCGGGTGGATTCATGAGTAAGTACATCTGACCCTATCTACAACAAACCCCTTCTGGGGCCGGGCCAGCGCCTTGTTCTCCCCAGGGAAAGGGATGGGGGGGCGGAGGTTTCTGAGAAGTGACATAGATTGGATGACTCAGAGCTGAGCGCCTCCCAGAACTCCCTCCCTGCTCTTCTGGCAGTGGCTGGCTGGCGCAATCCTCTCTGCTGGGGGCTGAGGAGGGGGACAGGAGGCAGGGCACAGCCCCACCCTGACCAGTCTGCACAGCACCCTCTGCTCAAGacccctggcaggcagggccCTGGGGTGGCTTCCCAGAGCAGCTGGAGCCCCCTAGCTCTGCCTGCCCAGCAACTTCCTCCCTGGGGAGGGCGAATGGGCGGGCATGACTTGGAGCCAGGCAGGGAAGCAGCCCGGGGAGCCCAGTCACTCGCCCAGTGCCCCCCCATCTCCCTCCTGACGCAGGCACCCAGGGAGGATGTGAACCAATCGTGCCCGGCCCCCCTGCCAACCCAGCTAACCGCAGCCCCCATCAGGTAGCAGGGAGCAGTTCACACTTGCCCCAGGAAGTCACCTGCAGCCTCCACCCCGGCCCCCGACCCCTGTTACCCCCCATCCCACAGCCACCCCCATGATGGCAGACCACCAGCGGCTCCTCGCCCCTCGGCCCCCCTCCCCTGTGCTGCTCGAAAGGCAGGATGCTACGTGTCAAGAAGGGGGCGAGGGCCTTGGGGCAGCAGGAGGGAAGACCAAAGCCGCTGAGCAGGTTTCCTGTGGCCAGACCGGGGAGGCCCGGGAACCTGCCCACCCCCTTGCTGGGGCGGGCAGTAGCCTGCTCCCCCACCCTGGCAGCTTGCTGAGGCCTGTGTCACCCTGCTGGGAGGTGGCCAGGGCCCTTTTCTGGGGAGTGCCCAACCTCAGCCAAGAAaatgaggagaggaggagggggaaaaggCCTGGGCAAGACCTGGAGCCAGACTCAGGCCGGCCCCAGCCCACCTCCTGGCTGCCTACTAAACGTTTCCCAACATCCTGTGGAGGcctccctggccctgggctgcctgcccctgccccccccccttgGGGCAGAGAACAAAggccagagagaggaagggggggTGCTGTGGTGACTCCCCACCCCCTTGCAGTGGGGGTCAGGAAAGCGGAAGGAGTGTCACCCTGGCTGGCCAGCACTCTGCACCGCagcagaaatgttaaaaaaagaaactggccCATCCCTTTGGGAAAGCCTCACTGGCTTGGGGACTGGGTCTCTGGAAGGGGAGGGACCTAATGCTAGGCTGGAGGGACAGGCCCCAAGTGAGCTCGTAGCTCTGGGCCAAGGTCATCCCTCAGGCAGACAGGCTCAGAGAAACTCAGCCCCTTCCCCCTCCTGGCAGCCACCGTGGGAGAGAACCTCAAGGTCAGGTGGCTAGTGGGGGGCAGGAAGAGGAAGCAAGGTGACCAGGCCAAGCTGGCACCAGGCGGgcgtccctccccacccccacaggccTCTGGGGAGCAGACAACCCAGGCTCTCTGGGATGGCTGGCCTGCAGATTAGGAAGGGGCTGGCGAGGGTCTTACCTGGGTCTCGGTGAGGCTCTCTAGGGCTTGCATGACAGACTGCTCCGGCCTCGAGGCCTGGGACtacaaagagaggaaggaggacccGCCTAAGTGTGGGTTTGGCACAGTGGGTTtgagcaggggtggggagggcccTGCAGGCTGGGGTGGACGGCCCTACAGGGGGGGAGGCTGTGCACTGGCAGTGATGGTGAACAGCCCACCACCGTCTGTGTGTGTGGGAGCAGGGTCTGAGGTCTGTAGGGCCTCCAGGACACACCGCCCACAGCCATTTACCATGAGGCCTGCTTCCACGGTGGGCACCAAAGTCAGCTTGCTGCCATCCCCCACGCCAAACTCCTGCAGCTTCCCCGAACTGAGCCGGCTGCGGGGAGGAAGGAAGACGGTGAGACGGCAGAGACAACACTGGGACGCGGAAGCAGCGGCCGCGGGGGAGGAGGGCTGTGTGTGTGCCGccgggggagagggggagggggatagaGAGACTGGAGTCCTTTCTGCCTCCACCCGTTCCCAGCTTCCAGATCCCGGCGGCGCATGTGGGGAGATTCCTTGGCCTTGGGAGTTCCCATCCTGGAAGCTCAGATCTCCCACGATCCCCATCTTCCCACTGGGGTACCCCTTCTGCTGCTCAACAAGGCACTTTCCGCATTAACTGGGCACTCACATGCCCTTTGCCACAATCTTCTGCACCCCTCAGGGCAACCCCTGCCTAGGATTCACTAACTCTTGCCCAGGCCTCTCTTTATAGGCACCGAGGGCCTTCAGCTCTGGGTGAAGCCTTGGGGGGCTGCTTGGGGCGAGGCTACCCCTCCATCCCCTCCCTGGCGCAGGCCGCCGCGGCTCAGACAAAGGAGACCCTCCtcctcccgcccctcccccaccggGGCCCCTCCGCTGGGGATGGACATTGCCTGTCCCCGGAGGCCcgcggtggggggggggtgactgCCGGGCCTGGAGACGATTTAAATaccaggagggagggggaggctgCAGGGAGCGCTCAGAATCGAGAACAAAGGGGGGCAGAGACACAAGGTGGGGGGAGACAGCCAGACGCAGAGGGGGCAGCTGAGCAGATACGGAAGCTGGTGAGGACGCAAGCGAAAGAGAGAACGGCTGAGGCTCCCACTCCCGTAGCTGAGACCTCCGTGTTGCCCCAGGACGCCTGCTTCCACCGAGGGGAGCCAAGGAAACCCCTCTGGGCACTCTCGCCTCGGCTTTTGTGCGGCGACCCCCGGCGAGGGAGGAGGCCGAGGCAGTCAAGGCCGAGCAGAGGGCGCCCGAGAGCGCGCAGCGCCCCCCCTCCAGTCTGGCCGCCCCCTGCTTCCTTGCGCGGCGCGCTCTTTGTTCCCGCCCGGGGGCCCGGGCCCGAGGGGGCGGCCCGGCGCCGGGGGCGCACGGGCGGGGGCGGCGCGCGGTACCTACGTGTCTTTGTGGAGCAGCGCCAAGCGCTCCTTGGGCACTTTGAGTCGCTGGGACAGCCGTTTGCGCAGCCCTTCCACTGTCTCGTCCGGCGGCACCGACAAGTCGTAACGGGTCCCGGTCGTGCTGTGGATGGCCAGGCTCATGGGCGCCGCCTCGGCCGCAGGGCCCAGCTCGCAGGCGCCGCCGGGGGCACCGCGCCGGCAGCTCCGGGCGCCGCCGGGCTGCGGCTCCATCCCCGGCGCgcgctgggggggctggggtccGCGGGGTGCCGCCAATCCTCGCCGCGTCCACAGGGCCGGGGCGGGAACTCCCCGAATTCGCGTTCCTTTCTCCCGGCGCttgggggctggaggagggggcggCACGCGTGACCCTGAAGATCCCAGTGGTGGAAGGCTGATCAGCAATAAAGAATCCGAGAGGCGTTCCGGGGTCGATCGCGTCGGCTTCTCGGGGCGCGCTCCGGGTTGGGGTCTGCGATAGAGGCTTCTTCAAGAGTGAGAAGGGATGGGGGGCGGCCGGGATGAGGCGCGGCGCGGGGAGGGTCCTGGAGGAGGGGGCTCCTTGGCCGTGTGCGCTCTGTGCCTCTGCAGTTCGGGTCGCGCTACCTCAAGCGTCCCCTCCCTTAGCAACAGCCGCCGCAGCCGCGGCTCACAGGATCTGGGGGTGaaagtaacaagaaaaaaaaagttataatgtATCAACGTTTCAAGGGGCGGGGCTGCCGCCCCCTCCCATTCACTACTTACTCCGCCGGCCCCGTCCCGACCAATCAGCACGCACCGAACGCCCAGTCGGTCGCGCTCCTTAGCCAATGGGAGCCGCCGCGGCGCTGCCCCACGTGGCAGTACGGCCAACCCCTCGCCCTGCCCCCGCTGCCTGGGCAACCAATGGGAGCGCGGCGGGGGTGGGGCTGGCACCGCTCCGGTtccgcccccgcccccccgcccGCGCCCCCAGCCATTCATAAGGCCCGGAGTCCGCAACAAAGGGCGGGCGGGCCCGAGGGGCGCGGGCTCGGGCCCGGGTATAGGCTTCCTCCCCCACTGGTCCTCGCGGGACCCGCCAGGGCGTGGGGAGGGGGCGAGAGCCATTGTTCCCGGCGCCGGGAGGGGCAGGAAATTGTGGGGCCGCCCCACCGCGTCCGTCCGGGAAGCAGCCGCCAGCGGAAGCGGGAGCGGGAGCGTGAACCCCGCGCCTCGTGGCAGGGTTcccaggcccagcggcccgccagGACCCGCCAGTCCCCTGTCCTGCCCCTTCGTGGGTGGGTGCGGAGAACTGGGCGTGGCCGGCGACTAGGTCTGTCACCTCGGTGACGTGGCCGCAGTCTGGTGTACCCTTCTCGAACCGGTACTACCTCGCGTCCTGGTGCCCTCCTCCCAATTCCCTCGGCCCCGGCCCGTTTCCCGAGACGCGCCCTCCAGAGCCGTGACGTGACGCGACGCGGCGTCCCGGGCTGCGCCCGAGCGTAGCGCTGGATGCTGCGGTGAGTCAGCAGCGTCAGTGCGCCCTCTGCCGGCCCTCCCGGGAGCGCTGCGCCAAGTCCCGGGGGAGGGGGCTCTACGGAGCCTGGACAGGATAATGGACACCGAGACTGCGAGTCTGCAGGTGACCCCGATAAGGGACCGAACGTACTACGTGCGGAGAATAGAACTGCAATCTGAGAAACTGAAACCGGAGCAGCAACTAGCTCAAGGTCACTTGCGGGGAAAGGGGGAGTGCCCCagggggggcggggcgggggttGTGGTCCCGCCCGGCGATGCCTATTGCTAGGAGCCCCTCCTACTCCACAACCGGGTGGGCTAACCATGCCGGGGGGCATCTGAAGCCCTGTGGGCcccaagaacaaagaaaagtagGGGCGACCAGGTAGTCTAAAGTAGATACCCCTCTCTGAACAGCGAGGTCCCGCCCCCCACTCACCGGGCGTGGCCTGTCCTGTGTCCTACAGTTCCGAGTGAACCCACGCGTGAGGCCTTGTATGAAGTGCCCGGGCCAGTCTGGGGCCGAGCGGGCGGCCCCCAAGCCTTTATCTGCGCCGCCTTCCCTCGGGGTGGAGTTTGGGCGGgtagggggcgggggggggggcctgGCGGGCGGTGACGCAGCTGGCCCCCGCCCCTGCCTGCTGACCGAGGCCCCCGGGCGCAATCGTACTGGGACACCGGTCTCCAGGCTTCCGTCTGTAAATGGATGTTTCTCCCGGAATGCCACTGAGCAGGGGGCCGGGGCCATGAACTCTGCACACCCGTAGGCTGGCTTTTGGGGCGAACAGGCGGGCTTCCTGCCCCGCCCCCTTCCCGAAGGCCAGGACCGGTGCTTCCGCTTGGGGGTGCCCGCGTGGGGGGGAACGGGAAGAGGTGCCTGAGTCAGCGGCCATGATCCAGGAAAACAGGCCAGTCACCTGCCAAGCAGTGGGGTGCTCGGGCCAGCTGCCTGGCAGCTTGGCCGCCAGCATCTCTCAACGGTGACCTCAGAAGGCATTTCTGGAGCGATTATCCAGCGCCAAGCTCACCTTGGACCCAGTTGGTCACCCCTGGCTGTGTTGTGTGAGCTCAGTAAGAAattgacctctttttttttttctacaggatGGCTAGACAGTGAGATATGAGAGTCCAGCGGCTTACTCTGGGCACTGGAGTTGTAGGGACCACATATTGTCATTGTTCCAAgaatgcatgcacacatgcttGCCCTAGCCTCTGTAAAGGTGGGCATTCATCCATTTCACGGATAAGGAACCTGGCCACCCAGCAGAACAAACGGGATGTTGCAGTCTGCAGATTCTCCAAGGATGCCCTGGCTGGTAGCTTTGAAGCCCTCTGTTCTGCTCCCTCTGCCCTTGCAGGGAAGGGAGACCCCAGGCTCCACCCCATCACCTCTGTCCACTTATGTTTCCTTCCTTATCTGACTTCTCCACCTCCACCTCATCCACCCCTACCCTGGTCTGGGCACCCCTCCCAGGGCTGTTCCTTTGCAGGTTTCCCTCCATTTCCCACCCAACTCTCCCTTGGCCTCAGCTCCCCCTAACACACAAACTGGGCACACCCAGACACTTCCAGCCCTGCAGGATCAGAGCTAGTCTAGAGGCAAAGCTGGAAGGACCTTTGAAAGTAGTCCTGGAgcttatttttaaaggatgaataggAGTTTGTCTCAAGACAGATGCTCAGGAAATGGGAACAGCTTAGCATGGTCCCAGAAGCCATTGCATGCCCAGGGAAATGGGGCTGAATTGGAGGAGGGAGGCAAGGCTAGGTCAGGGAGCTGGCCCTAGGACCTTTTGGTGGCAGAGAAAGTGGGGACCCTGGAAATCAGGGCCCATTGTGTTGGTGTATCCCTGGCCCCATTAACCTTATTCCCACCCTCCCTACCATGGGTGGGCAGTTGGGGGGCTGCTGGTGGGGTAGACGGGGTTCTGCCTGCCTAGTGGTGACACTGCCACCGGAATGCTGTAGGACCTCAGGCCAGTAGGGAATGGAATCAGATTGTGTTGAGGCACTCAGCCTGGAAAAGAGAAAGGTCCTTTGGGAATAAGATACTTTGTGCTGTTCCAAATTTTATAAAGGCCGGCATTCTACTTCCTGACTTTCCTTCCCATGTGGTGCCCCTGTCCCTGCGTCCTTTATCCCAGGAATCCCTGAAGCACTGCGTGTACACTTTCTGGGTAGGAGACAGACCTGTGTTCTGACATGTCCTTATCAGGCCAGACCCTACCATTGTGAAAGGATCTTTACCTCTACATTCTGACTCTACCCTGCTGTCCCCAAAGCCTGGCTCTAAGGTGTATTCTACCTCATGTGGGGACAGGGGTTCTGCTGGTGAGGGGTATACTAGCTTTCTGCTGTGCCCCTGCTGGGCCCCAGCTATCTTTGGTGTTGCATGTAGCATGCTGGTGGCCCATCAGGACCTGAGCAGCAAATGGCTGGGGTCTGGGTAGGGAAGACACACATATGACCTCATGGCCAGCACAAGGTTCCCAAGTTACTAGGGAGTGG from Urocitellus parryii isolate mUroPar1 chromosome 3, mUroPar1.hap1, whole genome shotgun sequence carries:
- the Midn gene encoding midnolin isoform X3, producing MEPQPGGARSCRRGAPGGACELGPAAEAAPMSLAIHSTTGTRYDLSVPPDETVEGLRKRLSQRLKVPKERLALLHKDTRLSSGKLQEFGVGDGSKLTLVPTVEAGLMSQASRPEQSVMQALESLTETQVSDFLSGRSPLTLALRVGDHMMFVQLQLAAQHAPLQHRHVLAAAAAAAARGDPSLATPVSSSCRPVSSAARVPPVPTSPPTSPSPVTAGSFRSHAASTCPEMDCSPAASSSVSPGASTASTPGGSPTPRSRKPGAVIESFVNHAPGVFSGTFSGTLHPNCQDSSGRPRRDIGTILQILNDLLSATRHYQGMPPSLTQLRCHAQCSPASPAPDLAPKTTSCEKLAAVPPASLLQGQSQIRMCKPPGDRLRQTENRATRCKVERLQLLLQQKRLRRKARRDARGPYHWPPTRKAGRSDSSSSAGGGSTGEAAGLGLDFEDSVWKPEVNPDIQSEFVVA
- the Midn gene encoding midnolin isoform X2 gives rise to the protein MEPQPGGARSCRRGAPGGACELGPAAEAAPMSLAIHSTTGTRYDLSVPPDETVEGLRKRLSQRLKVPKERLALLHKDTRLSSGKLQEFGVGDGSKLTLVPTVEAGLMSQASRPEQSVMQALESLTETQVSDFLSGRSPLTLALRVGDHMMFVQLQLAAQHAPLQHRHVLAAAAAAAARGDPSLATPVSSSCRPVSSAARVPPVPTSPPTSPSPVTAGSFRSHAASTCPEQMDCSPAASSSVSPGASTASTPGGSPTPRSRKPGAVIESFVNHAPGVFSGTFSGTLHPNCQDSSGRPRRDIGTILQILNDLLSATRHYQGMPPSLTQLRCHAQCSPASPAPDLAPKTTSCEKLAAVPPASLLQGQSQIRMCKPPGDRLRQTENRATRCKVERLQLLLQQKRLRRKARRDARGPYHWPPTRKAGRSDSSSSAGGGSTGEAAGLGLDFEDSVWKPEVNPDIQSEFVVA
- the Midn gene encoding midnolin isoform X1; protein product: MEPQPGGARSCRRGAPGGACELGPAAEAAPMSLAIHSTTGTRYDLSVPPDETVEGLRKRLSQRLKVPKERLALLHKDTRLSSGKLQEFGVGDGSKLTLVPTVEAGLMSQASRPEQSVMQALESLTETQPSAVPGPGRAGGGGFRKYRFILFKRPWHRQGPQSPERGGERPQVSDFLSGRSPLTLALRVGDHMMFVQLQLAAQHAPLQHRHVLAAAAAAAARGDPSLATPVSSSCRPVSSAARVPPVPTSPPTSPSPVTAGSFRSHAASTCPEMDCSPAASSSVSPGASTASTPGGSPTPRSRKPGAVIESFVNHAPGVFSGTFSGTLHPNCQDSSGRPRRDIGTILQILNDLLSATRHYQGMPPSLTQLRCHAQCSPASPAPDLAPKTTSCEKLAAVPPASLLQGQSQIRMCKPPGDRLRQTENRATRCKVERLQLLLQQKRLRRKARRDARGPYHWPPTRKAGRSDSSSSAGGGSTGEAAGLGLDFEDSVWKPEVNPDIQSEFVVA
- the Midn gene encoding midnolin isoform X4 translates to MEPQPGGARSCRRGAPGGACELGPAAEAAPMSLAIHSTTGTRYDLSVPPDETVEGLRKRLSQRLKVPKERLALLHKDTRLSSGKLQEFGVGDGSKLTLVPTVEAGLMSQASRPEQSVMQALESLTETQPSAVPGPGRAGGGGFRKYRFILFKRPWHRQGPQSPERGGERPQVSDFLSGRSPLTLALRVGDHMMFVQLQLAAQHAPLQHRHVLAAAAAAAARGDPSLATPVSSSCRPVSSAARVPPVPTSPPTSPSPVTAGSFRSHAASTCPEQMDCSPAASSSVSPGASTASTPGGSPTPRSRKPGAVIESFVNHAPGVFSGTFSGTLHPNCQDSSGRPRRDIGTILQILNDLLSATRHYQGMPPSLTQLRCHAQCSPASPAPDLAPKTTSCEKLAAVPPASLLQGQSQIRMCKPPGDRLRQTENRATRCKVERLQLLLQQKRLRRKARRDARGPYHWPPTRKAGRSDSSSSAGGGSTGEAAGLGLDFEDSVWKPEVNPDIQSEFVVA